A region of the Arachis hypogaea cultivar Tifrunner chromosome 15, arahy.Tifrunner.gnm2.J5K5, whole genome shotgun sequence genome:
AGGGATTAATAATTTGGTTAATATATCCAAATTTGTTCCTTCTTGGCTAAAAGAGATTCCTATTACTCCAACCAACAAAGTAAATAATACTAatataaatatagaaaaaagCATAGTATTGGTGGATTCATGAGGATAAAAAGGAGAAGGCTTTTTAGTATCAAAATGAGTAGTATCAATAAGAAGACGTGTTATGCTTTTGACATTTTGATTAATTCTACGGAAATATGCCCTCttgttaaaaaaaagatattatttcacatcaaattttaaattttaaattcttcaatttcaaattttaaaaaattcagttaattatttcaaaaaaataaccatctgaAATCCTccaatattctcttttttttcaactGGCGGCCATcccaccttcatcaataatcatcccatTTCACCGTCGCTACGTGGCTTGCCACACGCCACTCACCCttaaaaaaataaccatctacttaaggataaaaataatcatctgcatacctaatgaattgaacatctaacatattatatataaccaaactcaatccaatcaaaataatcatctacataaaaataaaataaccatccgtatacctactaaaatgaccattctaaattgaccattaaaatagaagaagaagatgaataaacaGAAGAAACTATTATTGTGGTGAAACATAATTTTAAAGGACTCGTCATGACAAAAGCAGCACTGTTGTGAAGCATAGGGCTCAAATCATGAAAGAAGCTAACCATGCTTGgatccaaagaagaagaagagtatggTGGCATCATCAGTGAGAAGAGGCTTGAAGGAATGGGAGAAAGCGAAACGGTTCAGAAGAGAGGCACGAAAACAGCGACAACAACATTAGGCTGAGCGTCGAAGGGCGAGGCACATCGGGCTGACCGACAGAGGTGAGGACGGTGTCGGTGAGAGGATGCGGCAGTCTTGGTATGGCCGACGAGGAATTCAGTGATACGAGATGAGATTCAGAGAAGATGGCGGTGAATTTTAGACGTATATTGAAAATTACGGTAAGATTAGAAATAACTGTATATAGTGTGAATAGATTTAAatactaatattaatttttaatttttaaattttaaaatttaaaattaaataattaattaatgatttaatttttaattttaattttactttttttttaattcattgtaCTGTGCACAATTAATATTGTTCCGATACTTTCTCAAAAGAAAAACATACCCCGGGAAGAACTTTAGAGTGAGTGAAGCCTCAAAAAGTCATCCAACGTAGCAAACACCAAAAAACAGAAGCACAGCAATGGCCACTTCCTGTTCACTCATCTCCACGTTCTTCCATTTTTCATCATCACTGTCTCGCTTCACAAACACCAAACCCCATTCtcattcttctccttctcttcttcaccttCCCAGACCCCTCCGTCAACCCACCACCCTCTTCTTCCTTCGCCCTCAACAACCTTCTCCATCTCCCTCTtcaaaaccaacaacaacaacccTTCTTCCAAAactctccttttcttcttcttcatgtacTTTTTTGGATTCCTGCTTCCTCTTCTGCACGTCGGTGGCGCTCTCTCTCACACTCTTCCTCACCGGTGCTGACTCAGCATCTGCTTTCGTTGTAACCACCCCAAGGAAGCTCCAATCTGATGAACTCGCCACCGTTCGCCTCTTCCAAGAGAACACTCCTTCTGTTGTCTACATCACCAACCTTGCTGTCAAGTAACTATTTTCTCTCCAAAGTTTCAATCTTCCTGCTTTTTCCTCTTTTGGGTCTTCATTGTTCGTTCTTGTAGGCTATTGTTTGTGAATGCAATTTGGCTTTTGTTTTTGTCTCTGAAGAATtagttctttgttgttttaggCAGGATGCATTTACCTTGGATGTGTTGGAGGTTCCGCAAGGTTCCGGTTCTGGATTTATTTGGGATAAGGATGGCCATGTTGTGACCAATTACCATGTTATCCGGGGTGCTTCTGATCTCAGGTTGGTTGGTTTTGCATCTTTGAtacctttgttttcttttttggatcCAGCTTAGGTGTCTGATTTTTGGAGAATGTCTAGTTTGATTTATAATTAGTTAGAGAGTACTAGTAGTACCACACACAATTCAATGGATGACTATAAGGTGTTTTCATGTGTAAGTTGTATTTGACTTGTTCAAATGCCCATTCTCCCAATAATAAGTGTAAGCTCAtgttaaaatattgataaatcaATGGTATGGATAATGGATTTGCACATGACCTCCTCATGTGCGATTTGCAGAAGAGGAAGTGCTCTGCGCTCTGCATTACCGGCCAACAATTGTAAGGGTGATATTGGTAAAAATGAAACCACCAATCTCCCGCTATAGTGTTGGCAGGGTAATTGGAACCCCTATCCTTGCTGTGATACCTCTTGTTAGTATAGTTTCTCGCATAGTTACGGGCAAATGTGCAACTTTATTTCGTTTGGTTTCTTGTAACTTCGTCTTGCATTATGGTTGCACCCATTGCAAGCGTCGAAGTTGGGGCTTTAAGCCTGTTGAATACTAGGGCTGATGCTTGTTAAATGACACCAACAAAAATATTGCTATGAATAAGAGTAATACTCTAGAGTGTAATGGAATTTCTTCTTGTTTCGAGTCATTTGGTTCAATGATACAAAGTGATAATATTGTGTGTTGTTTTGCTCCTCCTTCAGCAGATGTGTGTGTTGGCATTGAGTTAGATATATTAGGCAATACTGGAATCTTTGTTTATGACCCCATTGAGTCAAGTGTTTAACAGTGAACACACATTCTGGGATGGTTTAAAATATGTCTAATGAATTGATTGCTCATGTTGAAAGAGCTGCTAGTTTTGTGCAGGGTCACTCTTGCTGACCAGTCAACTTATGATGCCAAAATTGTTGGATTTGACCAAGACAAGGATGTCGCTGTGTTGCGTGTTGAGGCACCTAAAGAAAAACTCAGGCCTATACCTATTGGGATTTCTGCTGACTTGCTCGTTGGTCAGAAAGTGTTTGCTATTGGGAACCCGGTGAGATCTTTTATACTGATTGATGGTGACTGAAACTATACACTAACCCTGAATGTTGCAATCTAAAGATATGGAAATCCTGGTTGAGTTTACTGTTATTTTTAGCTCAAAAAGGGGTTGAACTTTAGTTGATAATGAAGATTCAATCTTACTGCAGTCGTCTTTAATCTAACATGTAGTTTGTATAATCATCTATTCAGTTCATCAGCATTGCTTGCTAATGTTCACACATTTTTATCGATGCTAAAattatgttaaataaggtattaGAGATCTGAGTTATAAATGCTTTAGAATTTTTACTTTGTAGTGCCTTCCAAACTGAATTATGTAGCTTTTAGATGTTCACAACTTGAATCCCATGTGCTTTAGTTAttgaatgtcaaggcaatcagctATTAATGTATCTGACCTTGATTCTTGCAGTTTGGACTTGACCACACTCTTACAACTGGTGTCATCAGGTATGAATGCAGGAAATTGAATATTTTGATgcaaatttcttcttttttaaccGTTACTTAGGAAATGATATTTTACTTGGATACTCACTTTCCTCTCCTCATGTAAGATTATACTCAAGCCTTTTATATTGGTGTCTGAAAATAGCAACAATTGTCCTGCCCATAATTTTACAAAACTTTTGTAACAAATTTCAAGATGCCATGTTCCATATTGTAAATTATCTGTTTGTCGATGTCTGTTTGCAGTTTATGCAAAGGCTATTAAATTAATAACAAATGAGATCCCATCGAttataccaaaaataaaaatatgactgCATCCAATGTTAACCTGCTTCTATGATTGGTTAAAAGCTATATTAACTAAGAGAGAGTAGGATAGGGGGAAAATTAAGCTGAAGAGACATTTGTAATGCGATGAAACATTGCTAACACTATATGTTGAATTCTTTCACAAAGGGGAGAGATATAATCCATTTCCTGAATTAAAGATGCTATATTCTCTTCCACCATCATGTGTTAAATGTGATTTGTTTTCAAACATGCATATAATGATACTTCCTCAAATATTTCTCATGTTGCTTTTGTATTGATTGTTTTTTGCTGGTATATATACTTTCTCAATAGTGGACTTCGGCGAGAAATTAGTTCCGCTGCAACCGGCCGTCCAATTCAAGATGTTATACAGACAGATGCAGCTATTAATCCTGGTAACAGTGGAGGGCCACTGTTAGATAGTGCTGGAAATCTCATCGGTATAAATACAGCAATTTATTCCCCCTCCGGTGCTTCCTCTGGTGTTGGATTTTCTATTCCAGTGGACACTGTGAGTTATAACTCCGACCTTTCTTATGCTTTTCTCATCGAGGCAGCATCTGACGTTTGCCTAAAGTTGGAAACACTACTTTCTCTGTTGTATTCTCTAAAATATGTCATGAGATTCTTGTTTTACATATTTAGGTGAATGGAATTGTTGAACAATTGGTGAAGTTTGGGAAGGTTACAAGACCTATTTTAGGAATCAAGTTTGCGCCTGATCAGTCTGTGGAGCAGTTGGGAGTTAGTGGGGTGCTTGTCTTAGATGCTCCTGCCAATGGTCCAGCTGGGAAAGCAGTAAGTTTTTATTTGTGCGCCATCTTTGT
Encoded here:
- the LOC112750812 gene encoding protease Do-like 1, chloroplastic, yielding MATSCSLISTFFHFSSSLSRFTNTKPHSHSSPSLLHLPRPLRQPTTLFFLRPQQPSPSPSSKPTTTTLLPKLSFSSSSCTFLDSCFLFCTSVALSLTLFLTGADSASAFVVTTPRKLQSDELATVRLFQENTPSVVYITNLAVKQDAFTLDVLEVPQGSGSGFIWDKDGHVVTNYHVIRGASDLRVTLADQSTYDAKIVGFDQDKDVAVLRVEAPKEKLRPIPIGISADLLVGQKVFAIGNPFGLDHTLTTGVISGLRREISSAATGRPIQDVIQTDAAINPGNSGGPLLDSAGNLIGINTAIYSPSGASSGVGFSIPVDTVNGIVEQLVKFGKVTRPILGIKFAPDQSVEQLGVSGVLVLDAPANGPAGKAGLQSTKRDSYGRLILGDIITSVNGKKVTNGSDLYRILDQCKVGDKVIVEVLRGDHKEKIPVILEPKPDES